A part of Fimbriiglobus ruber genomic DNA contains:
- a CDS encoding FHA domain-containing protein, protein MPDPRDPFFQHSWLDFEPPEEDRANLGALQTILPGQFKHAGVAPAGPAPTPPPHAVEDATPFRPRQRPPMALLCVLHDGDTGGEWIPLRMDRHVIARNEGDIRIPHDAQISGRQHAEIVRARLETGGYRWFIADLGSTNGTFVRASKINLAVGSEVLFGQTRYRFDAGQPAAPAPPPVLENFMTVRPGSSPLLRLPSVVESAPPSLVEITATGDGERIALIRDEYWLGCDPTHCAIVPRDDPFVSPRHARIFKDENGRWRVENNRSRNGVWLRLTQRLPVEKMCQFLLGEQRFILKVIA, encoded by the coding sequence ATGCCCGATCCCCGCGATCCTTTTTTTCAGCATTCCTGGCTGGACTTCGAGCCGCCCGAAGAAGACCGCGCGAATCTCGGGGCCTTGCAAACCATTCTGCCCGGCCAGTTCAAGCACGCCGGCGTCGCGCCGGCGGGGCCGGCGCCCACCCCGCCCCCGCACGCGGTGGAAGACGCCACGCCGTTCCGACCCCGCCAGCGCCCCCCGATGGCCCTGCTTTGCGTCCTCCACGACGGCGACACGGGGGGAGAGTGGATTCCCCTCCGGATGGACCGCCACGTCATCGCCCGCAACGAGGGCGACATCCGCATTCCGCACGACGCCCAGATTTCCGGCCGCCAGCACGCGGAAATTGTCCGCGCGCGGTTGGAGACCGGGGGCTACCGCTGGTTTATCGCCGACTTGGGGAGCACGAACGGCACGTTCGTTCGGGCGTCGAAAATCAACCTCGCCGTCGGCTCCGAAGTGCTCTTCGGCCAAACCCGTTACCGATTCGATGCGGGGCAACCCGCGGCGCCCGCGCCTCCGCCCGTCTTGGAAAACTTCATGACGGTCCGACCGGGCAGTTCACCCCTGTTGCGTCTCCCCTCGGTTGTCGAATCGGCGCCGCCATCGTTGGTGGAGATCACCGCGACTGGCGACGGGGAAAGAATCGCGCTGATCCGCGACGAGTACTGGTTGGGGTGCGATCCGACGCACTGCGCCATTGTGCCCCGGGATGATCCGTTCGTGAGCCCGCGCCACGCCCGTATTTTCAAGGACGAGAACGGCCGCTGGCGCGTCGAGAACAACCGTTCACGAAACGGGGTCTGGCTGCGGCTCACGCAGCGCCTGCCCGTCGAGAAGATGTGCCAGTTTCTCCTCGGGGAACAGCGATTTATCCTCAAGGTGATAGCCTAG
- a CDS encoding protein kinase domain-containing protein — protein MLSHPDYTDVRELGRGGLGVVYLAQHTLLKRWEVLKVMGRPQMTQPGAADRFLQEVQSAARLEHPNVVKAYTAMRVGDTLAFAMEYVPGVDLAKVVQTGGPLGVKVACFYAAQVALGLQHAHEKGMVHRDIKPANLMLLKDGAKQVVKILDFGLAKVTSERPADTGLTGDGQMMGTPDYMAPEQALDAAKADIRADIYALGVTLYFLLTGVSPFRRSSLLATLHAHQTESPRPLQELRPDVPPVLGAVVARMLAKQPAERYQTPKEVFEALAPLCKGQPGDGSTAGPAVPTVLPSAVPAPASSIHQAATILGPSPGPSTAVDWHENVPLPSPLPHTRPVGPDEFEEKVEQRTTPWLWPIVGVSMLFAVTFATVGALWLAGVFNSHSQRSATASSTTSTTSTTSKAASARDDVLAQLALRKAELDSPEASVRQKALRTIAGSLSHSDPVVRRKAAEIIGGVESDIDPVLGAIKTAAKDEDAQVQISARKALDNRDRRIAARETKAREARLAALGDRIEAANSKPEGRSKAIDEIAAYLSDPAADVRRQAAAWFAETDFDTEAVIASIRAASKDSDEVVANSALKAVENYDKLAAMKAVKKRETALARLKDDLANAKDPDAATRQKALAGVVSSLKSSDPVVRRGAAEGLVGLDSDDVNVGEALRTATTDSDNEVRQFALKASEAFEKRAGKALEAHVKKLQSSRTTEQLAALGELARMGARARPASAAVAQVLVASGDDTEVKDAALSCVEKIDPKCHPHVVIALFDGSPAKKAAAINKLGSLGPEAIGSVPVLKHIYRESAKSTGFAIINPNFSSLRALVKIVPDDPDIVAEILIYLKIPAQNFRSSAMRGVGLECIDTIKADTSRKVEALTAALQDPVHRVAVIEKLRGFRKEAKPALLEIMKLKTDPNAAVRAAAGQAVEAIKAD, from the coding sequence TTGCTGAGCCACCCCGATTACACGGACGTCCGGGAACTCGGCCGCGGGGGCCTGGGCGTCGTCTACCTGGCCCAGCACACGTTGCTGAAGCGGTGGGAGGTGTTGAAGGTGATGGGCCGCCCTCAGATGACCCAACCCGGGGCGGCCGACCGGTTCCTGCAGGAGGTCCAATCGGCCGCCCGGTTGGAGCACCCGAACGTGGTCAAGGCGTACACGGCCATGCGGGTCGGGGACACGCTCGCGTTCGCCATGGAATACGTCCCCGGGGTCGACCTGGCCAAGGTGGTCCAGACCGGGGGTCCGCTCGGGGTCAAGGTGGCGTGCTTTTACGCGGCCCAGGTGGCCCTCGGGCTGCAGCACGCGCACGAGAAGGGGATGGTCCACCGGGACATCAAGCCGGCGAACTTGATGCTGCTGAAGGACGGGGCCAAGCAGGTCGTCAAGATCCTCGACTTCGGGCTGGCCAAGGTGACGAGCGAGCGGCCGGCGGACACCGGGCTGACGGGCGACGGTCAGATGATGGGGACGCCGGACTACATGGCCCCGGAGCAGGCCCTGGACGCGGCGAAGGCGGACATCCGGGCCGACATCTACGCCCTCGGGGTGACCCTGTACTTCCTCCTGACGGGCGTGTCGCCGTTCCGGCGGTCGAGCCTGCTGGCGACGCTGCACGCGCACCAGACGGAGTCCCCGCGTCCGTTGCAGGAATTGCGTCCGGACGTGCCGCCGGTGTTGGGTGCGGTCGTCGCCCGGATGCTGGCGAAGCAGCCGGCCGAGCGGTATCAGACGCCGAAGGAGGTGTTCGAGGCCCTGGCCCCGCTGTGTAAGGGGCAGCCCGGCGACGGGAGTACGGCCGGGCCCGCGGTCCCGACCGTACTCCCGTCGGCCGTTCCCGCCCCTGCGTCGTCGATTCACCAAGCCGCGACGATTCTCGGGCCGAGCCCAGGCCCGTCGACCGCCGTCGACTGGCACGAGAACGTCCCACTGCCGAGCCCGCTACCCCACACGCGGCCGGTCGGTCCCGACGAGTTTGAAGAGAAGGTCGAGCAGCGGACGACGCCTTGGCTCTGGCCGATCGTTGGTGTGTCGATGCTGTTCGCTGTGACGTTCGCGACCGTGGGGGCGCTTTGGCTGGCCGGCGTGTTCAACAGTCACTCGCAAAGGAGTGCGACCGCGTCCTCGACGACCTCGACGACCTCGACGACCTCGAAGGCTGCGAGTGCTCGGGATGACGTTTTGGCGCAACTCGCCCTCCGCAAAGCAGAACTCGATAGCCCGGAAGCGTCCGTGCGGCAGAAAGCCCTGCGAACGATCGCGGGCTCCCTGTCGCATTCCGACCCGGTCGTCCGTCGCAAAGCGGCGGAAATAATCGGCGGCGTTGAATCCGACATTGACCCGGTACTCGGCGCGATCAAAACGGCGGCGAAAGACGAAGACGCGCAAGTACAAATATCGGCCAGGAAAGCATTAGACAATCGCGACAGGCGAATCGCCGCGCGCGAGACGAAGGCACGGGAAGCAAGATTGGCCGCGCTGGGCGACCGCATAGAAGCCGCGAATTCTAAACCCGAGGGCCGGTCGAAGGCGATAGATGAGATCGCGGCCTACCTGAGCGACCCCGCCGCGGACGTGCGCCGCCAGGCGGCGGCGTGGTTCGCCGAGACGGACTTCGATACCGAAGCGGTGATCGCTTCCATCCGAGCCGCTTCGAAAGACTCCGACGAGGTAGTGGCGAACTCCGCCCTCAAGGCCGTCGAGAACTACGATAAGCTCGCCGCGATGAAAGCCGTGAAAAAGCGGGAGACGGCTCTGGCGCGGCTGAAAGACGACTTGGCGAACGCGAAGGACCCGGATGCGGCGACCCGCCAGAAGGCCCTCGCGGGGGTCGTGTCGTCGCTCAAAAGCAGCGATCCCGTGGTCCGGCGCGGCGCGGCGGAAGGGCTCGTCGGTCTAGACAGCGATGACGTCAACGTAGGTGAGGCGCTCCGCACGGCCACTACGGACTCCGATAACGAAGTGCGTCAATTCGCCCTGAAAGCCTCGGAGGCGTTCGAGAAGCGGGCCGGGAAGGCCCTGGAGGCCCACGTCAAGAAGCTCCAGTCGTCACGAACGACGGAGCAACTCGCCGCGCTCGGCGAGTTGGCCCGAATGGGCGCGAGGGCGCGACCGGCTTCGGCGGCGGTTGCCCAAGTGCTCGTGGCGAGCGGGGACGACACCGAGGTCAAGGACGCGGCGCTCTCTTGCGTCGAGAAGATCGACCCGAAATGCCACCCCCACGTAGTCATCGCCCTGTTCGATGGGAGCCCGGCGAAGAAAGCGGCCGCGATCAACAAGCTGGGGAGCCTGGGTCCGGAGGCCATCGGTTCGGTGCCCGTTCTAAAACACATCTATCGTGAGAGCGCGAAGTCAACAGGATTCGCCATCATCAACCCGAATTTTTCGAGCCTCCGAGCGCTCGTGAAAATCGTTCCTGATGACCCGGACATCGTCGCGGAAATCTTGATTTATCTGAAAATCCCCGCACAAAACTTCCGGTCGTCGGCCATGCGCGGCGTCGGATTGGAATGCATCGATACGATCAAGGCCGACACGTCGCGCAAGGTGGAAGCATTGACGGCCGCCTTGCAAGACCCCGTCCACCGCGTCGCGGTCATCGAGAAGTTGAGGGGATTCCGCAAAGAGGCGAAACCGGCCCTGCTCGAAATCATGAAGCTCAAGACCGATCCGAATGCCGCCGTCCGCGCAGCCGCAGGTCAAGCCGTCGAGGCGATCAAAGCGGATTGA
- a CDS encoding protein kinase domain-containing protein, whose protein sequence is MLSHPDYTDVRELGRGGLGVVYLAQHTLLKRWEVLKVMGRPQMTQPGAADRFLQEVQSAARLEHPNVVKAYTAMRVGDTLAFAMEYVPGVDLAKVVQTGGPLGVKVACFYAAQVALGLQHAHDKGMVHRDIKPANLMLMKDGAKQVVKILDFGLAKVTSERPADTGLTGDGQMMGTPDYMAPEQALDAAKADIRADIYALGVTLYFLLTGVSPFRRTSLLATLHAHQTESPRPLQELRPDVPPGLAGVVGRMLAKQPAERYQTPKDVLDALVPLYKGAPAGLVAPAVLPAAVPAPASSIHQAATILGPSPSTAVDRREFVPPPHTRPADGLESESDLPRSDSFRTSPLVDMPTVISDQTEPFSRPADQPLGRATKSTHNRRGKLIRIGFVLVGLFVIGGLCLAAAFWYADRSSRSPDQATAGVPIAVPKDPAPPATTTEIAPENWLPTLRANDAAATLRVLKSLAAVDAGRQPPGEELLTEVTVKLNHDSSAVRDAALAVLRRHDAASPPTEARLRKALSCAWIEGQLYAVQWYGRIQAPPPVVDRLEALCRNPSPQTTALRLAAVDAWVGCQPGARASAFHCLAERLDDPEPQVSAAAQRALRRTGFTPEQRSLLVNYLNSPRLDVRFKTTPARSAVAQLLRDDPADTDQLLRAFRPLLSAREPAELRAVAVDVILASDDAVRRCATSQDADPAPALVDLLVGNDGAVPNASPEVRRRIVTRVAAAAPLALPADRLMVVLERDPDATVWAAAEGLLCIMPVASADDVARVRKLLNSPRVRAAGKEQVLDALAAADDGPARDLVAAAWPEVWDVFQAQVRRADALSLLTKGLSVVARLIDRRPGGADVDRDRAIVDTLIALAFDTDERQNEIDPDVRTTAARLIRPFGGLAIECLDKRAAKTKKDDVACRLYGGIISLGTDGPLRDKAVEIMAGRVLGTAKDKPGLRPALLSAAGRLGGDRFVDSLLLWSDRKNPSTDEMHPLELRVWATETLGAIDPKTLSDGRGKAKADVRSKVINQLVFLELNGTDPRIKTAASVSLQRFRAGLKK, encoded by the coding sequence TTGCTGAGCCACCCCGATTACACGGACGTCCGGGAACTCGGCCGCGGGGGCCTGGGCGTCGTCTACCTGGCCCAGCACACGTTGCTGAAGCGGTGGGAGGTGTTGAAGGTGATGGGCCGCCCTCAGATGACCCAACCCGGGGCGGCCGACCGGTTCCTGCAGGAGGTCCAATCGGCCGCCCGGTTGGAGCACCCGAACGTGGTCAAGGCGTACACGGCCATGCGGGTCGGGGACACGCTCGCGTTCGCCATGGAGTACGTCCCCGGGGTCGACCTGGCCAAGGTGGTCCAGACCGGGGGGCCGCTCGGGGTCAAGGTGGCGTGCTTTTACGCGGCCCAGGTGGCCCTCGGCTTGCAGCACGCCCACGACAAGGGGATGGTCCACCGGGACATCAAGCCGGCGAACTTGATGCTGATGAAGGATGGGGCCAAGCAGGTCGTCAAGATCCTCGACTTCGGGCTGGCCAAGGTGACGAGCGAGCGGCCGGCGGACACCGGGCTGACGGGCGACGGTCAGATGATGGGGACGCCGGACTACATGGCCCCGGAGCAGGCCCTGGACGCGGCGAAGGCGGACATCCGGGCCGACATCTACGCCCTCGGGGTGACCCTGTATTTCCTCCTGACGGGCGTGTCGCCGTTCCGGCGGACGAGTCTGCTGGCGACGCTGCACGCGCACCAGACGGAGTCCCCGCGTCCGTTGCAGGAATTGCGTCCGGACGTGCCGCCCGGGCTGGCGGGGGTCGTCGGCCGGATGCTCGCGAAGCAACCGGCCGAGCGGTATCAGACGCCGAAGGACGTGTTGGACGCCCTGGTCCCGCTGTATAAGGGGGCACCCGCCGGGCTCGTGGCCCCGGCCGTACTCCCAGCGGCCGTTCCCGCCCCCGCGTCGTCGATTCACCAAGCCGCGACGATTCTCGGGCCGAGCCCGTCGACCGCCGTCGACCGCCGCGAGTTCGTCCCGCCACCCCACACGCGGCCGGCCGACGGACTCGAATCCGAGTCTGATTTGCCTCGGTCGGACTCTTTTCGAACAAGTCCTTTGGTCGATATGCCCACCGTAATATCAGACCAAACGGAGCCTTTCTCGCGTCCGGCAGATCAGCCACTTGGCCGCGCGACTAAATCGACCCACAACCGGCGGGGCAAGTTGATACGGATTGGCTTTGTCCTGGTGGGGTTGTTCGTGATCGGTGGTTTGTGCCTTGCCGCGGCGTTCTGGTACGCGGACCGGTCTTCCCGGTCGCCGGACCAGGCAACTGCGGGCGTACCCATCGCTGTACCGAAGGATCCCGCGCCGCCGGCGACGACGACTGAAATCGCTCCCGAGAATTGGCTGCCGACACTCCGGGCAAACGACGCGGCTGCGACACTACGCGTATTGAAGTCCCTCGCGGCAGTCGACGCCGGCCGCCAACCGCCGGGCGAGGAGTTGCTAACGGAAGTGACCGTCAAACTGAATCACGACTCCTCCGCCGTCCGGGACGCCGCTCTGGCCGTCTTACGACGCCACGACGCCGCCTCCCCGCCGACCGAGGCGCGCTTGCGAAAGGCTCTGTCGTGTGCGTGGATCGAAGGGCAGTTGTACGCCGTCCAGTGGTACGGACGAATTCAGGCCCCGCCACCCGTTGTTGACAGGTTGGAGGCACTCTGCCGCAACCCGTCTCCACAAACCACGGCTTTGCGTCTGGCTGCGGTGGACGCCTGGGTTGGTTGCCAGCCGGGAGCCCGGGCGTCGGCGTTTCATTGTTTGGCCGAGCGACTCGATGACCCCGAGCCGCAGGTCTCTGCGGCGGCGCAACGGGCTCTGCGGCGAACCGGATTCACTCCCGAACAGCGGTCTCTCCTGGTGAACTATTTGAACTCGCCTCGGTTGGACGTCAGGTTCAAAACGACCCCGGCTCGTTCCGCCGTTGCCCAACTGTTGAGGGACGATCCGGCCGACACCGATCAACTCCTCCGCGCCTTTCGCCCCCTGTTGTCGGCCCGCGAACCTGCCGAGCTGAGGGCTGTCGCCGTCGACGTGATTCTCGCGTCCGACGATGCGGTTCGCCGCTGCGCGACGAGCCAGGATGCGGACCCGGCCCCTGCTCTGGTCGACCTGCTCGTTGGCAACGACGGGGCGGTCCCCAACGCTTCCCCCGAGGTGCGCCGCCGAATCGTGACCCGCGTCGCCGCGGCGGCTCCGCTCGCGCTCCCGGCCGATCGCCTGATGGTCGTTCTTGAGCGCGACCCGGATGCGACCGTGTGGGCCGCGGCTGAGGGCCTCCTCTGTATCATGCCAGTCGCCTCCGCCGACGACGTGGCGCGGGTACGCAAGCTGCTGAACTCACCCCGCGTCCGGGCCGCCGGGAAGGAGCAGGTGTTGGACGCGTTGGCGGCAGCCGACGACGGCCCGGCCCGCGATCTCGTGGCCGCGGCCTGGCCCGAGGTGTGGGATGTCTTTCAGGCCCAGGTCCGGCGCGCCGACGCACTCTCGCTGTTGACGAAAGGACTGTCGGTCGTCGCCCGGCTAATCGACCGCCGTCCCGGTGGGGCGGATGTCGACCGCGACCGCGCCATAGTCGACACTCTCATCGCGTTGGCGTTCGACACGGACGAGCGGCAAAACGAGATAGACCCGGACGTGCGAACCACTGCCGCCCGTTTGATCCGACCGTTCGGGGGGTTGGCAATCGAGTGCCTGGACAAGCGAGCCGCGAAGACCAAAAAAGACGATGTGGCCTGCCGACTGTACGGAGGCATCATTTCACTGGGCACTGACGGCCCCCTTCGCGACAAAGCGGTGGAAATCATGGCCGGTCGCGTACTCGGCACGGCAAAGGATAAACCCGGATTGCGTCCCGCGTTACTTTCGGCCGCCGGGCGCCTGGGCGGAGACAGGTTCGTAGACTCTTTGTTGCTCTGGAGTGACCGTAAAAATCCGTCGACCGATGAAATGCATCCGTTAGAATTGCGGGTTTGGGCGACCGAGACTCTTGGCGCAATTGATCCAAAAACTCTGTCAGACGGCAGAGGAAAGGCGAAGGCAGACGTGCGATCAAAAGTTATTAATCAGCTTGTATTTTTAGAGCTCAATGGTACTGATCCGCGCATCAAAACCGCGGCCTCCGTGTCACTCCAACGGTTTCGAGCGGGACTCAAAAAATAA
- a CDS encoding EF-hand domain-containing protein, protein MRLMIQGAALFALCGVGLVVAMADDPKAPSPSGAAGARPADAAGNNRQNSPQFNADRFIKDHDKNGDGKLSKDELPADMRDEFDKIDANKDGFLTADELTKHAAMMSQQAPQLVEFVFFAIDSGEDEQVTLQDLQRTYDTLRKMDKDNSGKLSAEEFKAFRHQRKEERINNFIQRLDKNGDGKISRDEARGMWADNFSQLDKNGDGFIDRQELEAAFSMHQNRTGTPTPPAPVQQNK, encoded by the coding sequence ATGCGTCTGATGATCCAAGGTGCGGCGCTGTTTGCGCTGTGCGGCGTCGGGTTAGTGGTGGCGATGGCCGACGACCCAAAAGCTCCGTCGCCATCGGGGGCCGCGGGAGCCCGGCCGGCAGACGCGGCCGGAAATAATCGGCAGAACTCGCCCCAGTTCAACGCGGACCGGTTCATCAAGGACCATGACAAAAACGGCGACGGCAAGCTCAGCAAGGACGAGTTGCCTGCCGACATGCGGGACGAATTCGACAAGATCGACGCGAACAAGGACGGCTTCCTGACGGCGGACGAACTCACGAAACACGCGGCCATGATGTCGCAACAGGCGCCGCAACTAGTCGAGTTCGTCTTCTTCGCCATCGACTCGGGTGAAGACGAGCAGGTTACGCTTCAGGACCTGCAGCGGACCTACGACACCCTGCGGAAGATGGACAAGGACAACAGCGGGAAGTTGTCTGCCGAGGAGTTCAAGGCGTTCCGCCACCAGCGCAAAGAAGAGCGCATAAACAACTTCATTCAACGCCTCGACAAGAACGGCGACGGCAAGATCAGTCGCGACGAAGCCCGCGGCATGTGGGCCGACAACTTCTCGCAACTGGACAAGAACGGCGACGGATTCATCGACCGCCAGGAACTGGAAGCCGCGTTCTCGATGCACCAGAACCGGACCGGAACCCCGACTCCTCCGGCCCCGGTGCAACAGAATAAGTAG
- a CDS encoding HD domain-containing phosphohydrolase produces MLASEVPGSAARTWTSASRLQIGRLAELEVALDDTSVSRRHAEVVLADEGWVVRDLGSSNGTYLNDARLGRTDQRLRQGDVLKIGSLVLRVQKVRGGGLSVQVGSRAVQVDAATRRSWDEAMDGFGTPSDRQPQDTATLLRLMRAGYRLSQAVVVGAEWQRVLDDAVSFFGAQRGAILLVNDPAQPLAVRGVSVSINQRSLPQTVSMTPATLAFSRKESLLFQDARAAADLSAAESVARGGLSSVICAVVRSPDEAFGVLHLDRGLHQAPFTEDDLHMADSLAAALAIGLERVRMIERQQDLLVQVVTALAQAVEMRDAYTGNHTSRVTAYALLLADELGLPDDQKQNLRAATALHDIGKIGIDDDILRKPGRLSDAEFHQMRTHVTRGAEIIETVPGLAWALPVVRSHHERWDGRGYPDRLKGEQIPLTARVVAVADAFDAMTSDRPYRRGMPADAAFAEIRAAAGNQFDPRCAEAFLRIRGKVEALLNRESEFRRKADTATDTISARELQRQAAGVTPPPAVGLTTKPAPADNIPVAVPVAGSGG; encoded by the coding sequence GTGCTCGCTTCCGAAGTGCCGGGCTCGGCCGCCCGGACCTGGACCTCGGCGTCCCGCCTCCAGATCGGCCGACTCGCGGAACTCGAAGTCGCGCTCGACGACACGTCGGTCAGCCGCCGGCACGCCGAGGTCGTTCTGGCCGACGAGGGCTGGGTCGTCCGCGACCTGGGCAGCTCGAACGGGACGTACCTGAACGACGCCCGGCTCGGCCGGACCGACCAGCGACTCCGCCAGGGCGACGTCCTCAAAATCGGTTCCCTGGTCCTGCGGGTCCAGAAGGTCCGCGGCGGGGGCTTGTCGGTCCAGGTCGGGAGCCGGGCGGTTCAGGTCGACGCGGCCACGCGCCGGAGCTGGGACGAGGCGATGGACGGGTTCGGGACGCCGAGCGACCGCCAGCCCCAGGACACCGCGACGCTCCTGCGGCTGATGCGGGCCGGGTACCGGCTGTCGCAAGCCGTGGTCGTCGGGGCGGAGTGGCAGCGGGTGCTGGACGACGCGGTCTCGTTCTTCGGGGCCCAGCGGGGCGCGATCCTGCTCGTCAACGACCCGGCGCAACCGCTCGCGGTCCGGGGCGTGAGCGTGTCCATCAACCAGCGCTCGCTCCCCCAGACGGTGAGCATGACGCCGGCCACCCTGGCGTTCTCCCGGAAAGAGTCGCTCCTGTTCCAGGACGCCCGGGCCGCCGCCGACCTCAGTGCGGCGGAGAGCGTCGCCCGCGGGGGGCTGTCGTCCGTCATCTGCGCCGTCGTCCGCTCGCCGGACGAGGCGTTCGGCGTCCTCCACCTGGACCGCGGGTTGCACCAGGCGCCGTTCACCGAGGACGACCTGCACATGGCCGACTCCCTGGCCGCGGCCCTGGCGATCGGGCTCGAGCGGGTCCGGATGATCGAGCGGCAGCAGGATCTGTTGGTGCAAGTGGTGACGGCCCTCGCCCAGGCCGTCGAGATGCGGGACGCGTACACCGGGAACCACACCAGCCGGGTGACCGCCTACGCCCTCCTGCTGGCCGACGAACTCGGCCTGCCGGACGACCAGAAGCAGAACCTGCGGGCGGCGACGGCCCTGCACGACATCGGGAAGATCGGCATCGACGACGACATCCTGCGCAAGCCGGGCCGCCTGTCGGACGCCGAGTTCCACCAGATGCGGACCCACGTGACCCGCGGGGCGGAGATCATCGAGACGGTGCCCGGCCTGGCGTGGGCGCTCCCGGTGGTCCGCAGCCACCACGAGCGGTGGGACGGCCGGGGGTACCCGGACCGGCTCAAGGGGGAGCAAATCCCGCTCACCGCCCGGGTGGTCGCGGTGGCCGACGCGTTCGACGCCATGACGTCCGACCGGCCGTACCGCCGGGGGATGCCGGCGGACGCCGCGTTCGCCGAGATCCGGGCCGCGGCCGGGAACCAGTTCGACCCGCGGTGCGCGGAGGCCTTCCTCCGCATCCGGGGTAAGGTCGAAGCCCTGCTCAATCGGGAGAGCGAGTTCCGCCGCAAGGCGGACACCGCGACCGACACGATCTCGGCGCGGGAACTCCAGCGCCAGGCGGCGGGCGTCACACCGCCCCCCGCCGTCGGTCTCACCACCAAGCCGGCCCCGGCGGACAACATTCCCGTGGCCGTGCCCGTGGCCGGGAGTGGCGGCTGA